One segment of Gammaproteobacteria bacterium DNA contains the following:
- a CDS encoding proline--tRNA ligase, translated as MRVSRFPLFTIKETPADAEVVSHQLMLRAGLIRKLAAGIYTWLPLGLRVLRKAEAVVREEMNRAGALELSMPAVQPAELWQESGRWQKYGPELLRIKDRHERDFCFGPTHEEVITDLFRREIKSYRQLPVNYYQIQTKFRDEVRPRFGVMRAREFLMKDAYSFHIDQTSLQETYEAMYQAYSRIFSRLDLKFRAVLADTGSIGGARSHEFHVLADSGEDAIAFSTSSDYAANVEMAEALAPPDGRPASKETLTQVRTPGIKTIAELCAFLEISAERTVKAVIVDGEDGQPVLLLVRGDHEVNLIKAGKLPQVKEPPAFASPEAIHAAFGAHPGSLGPVGFAGTVIADRTVANMADFVTGANQDDWHVTGVNFGRDCLEPLVADIRNVVEGDPSPDGQGALAVARGIEVGHVFQLGCKYSAAMKAEVLGENGEPVTVTMGCYGIGVSRVVAAAIEQNHDERGIIWPAAMAPFEVAVLPIGANRSVVVREAAEALYQELLAAGIDVLLDDRDARPGVMFADMELIGIPHRVVISERNLKAGQVEYRGRRDAESIQVARETLVAWLRGRSPGR; from the coding sequence ATGCGCGTATCCCGTTTTCCGCTATTTACTATCAAAGAAACCCCGGCTGACGCCGAGGTCGTCAGCCATCAGCTCATGTTACGGGCCGGTCTGATCCGCAAGCTGGCTGCGGGCATTTACACCTGGCTGCCGCTGGGTCTGCGTGTGTTGCGCAAGGCCGAGGCGGTGGTGCGGGAGGAGATGAACCGTGCCGGCGCTCTGGAATTGTCCATGCCCGCCGTGCAGCCGGCGGAGCTGTGGCAGGAATCGGGTCGTTGGCAAAAATACGGTCCCGAGTTGTTACGAATCAAGGATCGCCATGAGCGCGACTTTTGCTTCGGGCCGACGCACGAGGAAGTGATCACCGATCTGTTCCGCCGCGAGATCAAAAGTTACCGGCAGTTGCCGGTCAATTATTACCAGATTCAGACCAAATTCCGTGATGAGGTTCGCCCCCGCTTCGGCGTGATGCGGGCGCGTGAGTTTCTGATGAAGGATGCTTATTCCTTCCACATCGACCAGACCTCGTTGCAGGAAACTTACGAGGCCATGTATCAGGCGTATTCGCGCATCTTCAGTCGGCTCGATCTCAAATTCCGCGCGGTGTTGGCCGACACGGGCAGCATCGGCGGCGCGCGCTCCCACGAATTTCATGTCCTGGCCGATTCCGGCGAGGACGCCATTGCCTTTTCCACGAGCAGCGATTATGCCGCTAATGTCGAAATGGCCGAGGCGCTGGCGCCTCCAGACGGGCGACCCGCATCGAAAGAAACGCTGACCCAAGTTCGCACGCCCGGCATTAAAACCATTGCCGAATTGTGCGCCTTCCTCGAAATTTCCGCTGAACGCACAGTAAAAGCGGTCATCGTGGATGGGGAGGATGGGCAACCCGTTTTGCTGCTGGTGCGCGGCGATCATGAGGTGAATTTGATCAAGGCGGGAAAACTGCCGCAAGTGAAAGAACCGCCGGCCTTTGCAAGCCCCGAAGCGATTCACGCGGCGTTTGGCGCGCATCCTGGCTCGCTGGGACCGGTCGGGTTTGCTGGAACGGTCATTGCCGACCGCACCGTCGCCAACATGGCGGATTTCGTCACCGGCGCCAATCAGGACGACTGGCATGTAACGGGGGTCAACTTTGGCCGTGATTGTCTCGAGCCGCTGGTCGCCGATATTCGCAATGTGGTCGAAGGCGATCCCAGTCCGGACGGGCAGGGCGCACTGGCCGTTGCCCGGGGTATCGAGGTCGGTCATGTTTTCCAACTCGGTTGCAAATACAGCGCGGCTATGAAGGCCGAAGTATTGGGTGAAAATGGCGAACCGGTAACCGTGACCATGGGTTGCTACGGGATCGGCGTATCGCGAGTGGTCGCAGCGGCCATTGAACAGAATCACGATGAGCGCGGCATTATCTGGCCAGCGGCGATGGCGCCGTTTGAAGTTGCGGTACTGCCTATTGGCGCGAACCGTTCTGTCGTGGTGCGCGAGGCCGCCGAGGCGCTGTATCAGGAATTGCTGGCCGCCGGTATCGACGTTTTACTGGATGATCGCGACGCCCGGCCCGGCGTGATGTTTGCTGACATGGA
- a CDS encoding DUF4124 domain-containing protein produces the protein MLKRTLLCMVLMGGCGLMTGAQAQQFIYKWMDDQGQPQYSELPPPTGVPYETVRKPGGAVSGAEAGRDLTKEQEELARKLAEEEAKTQEQQEQAKKEAEDQRAKNCEIAKKNVEVLQGDRPVVRADAKGNKVTLSAEERATELQKAQKDQDYFCNP, from the coding sequence ATGTTGAAACGAACACTGTTATGCATGGTGCTGATGGGTGGTTGCGGACTAATGACCGGCGCCCAGGCTCAGCAATTCATTTATAAGTGGATGGACGACCAGGGCCAGCCACAATATTCCGAGTTGCCGCCGCCGACTGGCGTCCCCTACGAAACGGTGCGTAAACCCGGCGGCGCGGTGTCTGGGGCCGAGGCTGGCCGCGACCTGACCAAGGAGCAGGAGGAACTGGCCCGGAAATTGGCCGAGGAGGAGGCCAAGACTCAGGAACAACAGGAACAGGCGAAAAAAGAAGCGGAAGATCAACGCGCCAAAAACTGCGAAATCGCCAAGAAAAATGTAGAAGTCCTGCAAGGCGACCGGCCGGTCGTGAGAGCCGACGCCAAGGGTAACAAGGTGACTCTGAGCGCTGAGGAGCGCGCAACAGAGTTGCAGAAAGCCCAAAAAGACCAGGATTATTTCTGCAATCCCTGA
- the ilvB gene encoding biosynthetic-type acetolactate synthase large subunit, with protein MEPITGAEILVRCLHEEGVECMFGYPGGAVLHIYDALYAQEKIKHVLVRHEQAAVHAAEGYARASGKTGVVLVTSGPGVTNAVTGIADAYMDSIPLVIFSGQVPTALIGNDAFQEVDAVGITRPCVKHNFLVRDIKNLAETVKKAFYIASTGRPGPVLVDLPKDITIGKAEFHYPKKVKLRSYNPTIKGHAGQIRKAVDLILSAKQPMIYSGGGVILSEGSTELVELAQLLGYPITNTLMGLGAYPATDQQFIGMLGMHGTYEANMAMHHCDVLIAIGARFDDRVTGKIDRFCPEAKIVHVDIDPSSISKNVLVDIPIVGSVPNVLRAMISVIRDEKLKPDAKALEHWWRQIDEWRAMKSLSYRQSDEVIKPQYVIEKLYQVTEGKAIITSDVGQHQMWAAQYYHFDRPRQWINSGGLGTMGFGLPAAMGAKLAFPDQDVACVTGDGSIQMMLQELSTMKQYYTPVKIVNLNNGYLGMVRQWQEFFYQKRYSMTYLEALPNFVMLAEAYGHVGMRIEKPGDVEGALREAFAMKDRTVFLDFITDQSENVFPMIPSGGGQNEMLLAERDEMVSTHEEGMVLV; from the coding sequence GTGGAACCGATCACTGGCGCTGAAATTCTGGTCCGCTGCCTTCACGAAGAAGGCGTTGAATGCATGTTTGGCTATCCGGGCGGTGCTGTCCTGCATATCTACGACGCCCTGTACGCCCAGGAAAAAATCAAGCATGTCCTGGTCCGCCATGAACAGGCCGCGGTCCACGCCGCCGAGGGCTATGCCCGCGCCAGCGGCAAGACCGGCGTGGTGCTGGTCACATCCGGCCCCGGCGTCACCAATGCCGTCACCGGCATCGCCGACGCTTACATGGATTCTATTCCGCTGGTGATCTTCTCCGGTCAGGTGCCTACCGCCCTGATCGGTAACGACGCCTTCCAGGAAGTCGATGCGGTCGGCATCACCCGGCCCTGCGTCAAGCATAACTTCCTGGTCCGGGACATCAAAAATCTGGCGGAAACCGTTAAGAAAGCCTTTTATATCGCCAGCACTGGCCGTCCTGGCCCGGTATTGGTCGACCTGCCAAAGGACATCACTATCGGCAAGGCCGAGTTTCATTATCCCAAGAAAGTCAAGTTGCGTTCGTACAATCCGACGATCAAGGGTCACGCCGGGCAAATACGCAAAGCGGTGGATTTGATCCTGTCCGCCAAGCAACCGATGATCTACAGCGGCGGTGGCGTCATTCTGAGCGAAGGCTCCACGGAATTGGTGGAACTCGCCCAACTGCTCGGTTACCCGATCACCAACACCCTGATGGGGCTGGGCGCTTATCCAGCCACCGACCAGCAGTTCATCGGTATGCTAGGGATGCATGGCACATATGAAGCCAACATGGCGATGCATCATTGCGACGTGTTGATCGCCATTGGCGCGCGTTTTGACGACCGAGTGACCGGTAAGATCGACCGGTTCTGCCCGGAGGCCAAAATCGTTCACGTCGATATTGATCCGTCGTCGATTTCCAAGAATGTACTGGTCGATATTCCCATCGTCGGCTCGGTGCCGAATGTGTTGCGGGCCATGATCAGCGTGATCCGCGACGAGAAGCTCAAGCCTGACGCCAAGGCATTGGAGCACTGGTGGCGACAGATCGACGAGTGGCGGGCGATGAAGTCGTTGAGCTATCGCCAGAGCGATGAAGTGATCAAGCCGCAGTACGTGATCGAGAAGTTGTATCAGGTCACTGAAGGCAAAGCGATTATTACTTCGGATGTCGGCCAGCATCAGATGTGGGCAGCGCAGTATTATCATTTTGACCGGCCGCGCCAATGGATCAATTCCGGCGGTCTCGGCACCATGGGTTTTGGCTTGCCGGCGGCGATGGGCGCCAAACTGGCGTTTCCTGATCAGGATGTGGCCTGCGTGACCGGCGATGGCAGCATCCAGATGATGTTGCAGGAATTGTCGACCATGAAGCAGTACTACACGCCGGTCAAGATTGTGAATCTGAATAACGGCTATCTCGGCATGGTGCGGCAGTGGCAGGAGTTTTTCTACCAGAAGCGCTATAGCATGACTTATCTGGAAGCGCTGCCGAATTTTGTCATGCTGGCCGAAGCGTATGGCCATGTCGGGATGCGCATCGAGAAACCGGGCGATGTGGAAGGCGCGTTGCGCGAGGCGTTCGCCATGAAGGATCGCACAGTGTTCCTGGATTTTATTACCGATCAAAGCGAGAACGTGTTCCCGATGATTCCCTCGGGCGGCGGCCAGAACGAGATGCTGCTGGCCGAGCGCGACGAGATGGTTTCGACTCATGAAGAAGGGATGGTGCTGGTGTGA
- the ilvN gene encoding acetolactate synthase small subunit gives MSNNSNRHVISILMENEAGALSRVANLFSARGYNIESLTVAPTDDPTLSRLTLVTSGNEQIIEQIVKQLNKLIDVVKLIDLSETDSIERELMLIKTKAIGEQRAEMMRLSEIFGGHILDVTESTYTIELTGTGGKLDNFLNAVEKDAILEVVRSGATGIARGQKALHV, from the coding sequence GTGAGCAATAATAGCAATCGTCATGTGATTTCCATTTTGATGGAAAACGAGGCCGGCGCGTTGTCGCGGGTGGCCAATCTGTTCTCGGCGCGCGGCTATAACATTGAAAGTCTGACCGTCGCCCCGACCGATGACCCGACCCTGTCGCGGCTGACCTTGGTCACTTCCGGCAATGAGCAGATCATCGAGCAGATTGTCAAACAGCTCAACAAGCTGATTGATGTAGTCAAGTTGATCGACCTGAGCGAGACCGATTCCATCGAGCGGGAGTTGATGCTGATCAAGACTAAAGCGATTGGCGAGCAGCGCGCCGAGATGATGCGCCTGTCGGAAATTTTCGGCGGACACATTCTCGACGTGACCGAGTCGACCTATACCATCGAGTTGACTGGTACCGGTGGGAAACTGGACAACTTCCTGAACGCGGTTGAGAAGGACGCCATTCTGGAAGTAGTGCGCTCCGGCGCAACGGGTATTGCGCGAGGGCAGAAGGCGCTGCACGTTTAA
- the ilvC gene encoding ketol-acid reductoisomerase translates to MKVYYDKDADLSLIKAKTVAIIGYGSQGHAHALNLRDSGVNVIVGLRPGSTSAVKAENAGLTVKPVEEAAAAADVIMILAPDEHQGAIYRQIEPKLKQGAALAFAHGFNIHFGAVMPRADLDVIMIAPKGPGHLVRSTYTQGGGVPSLIAVAQDASGQARDIALSYASANGGGRAGVIETSFREECETDLFGEQVVLCGGLTSLIQAGFETLVEAGYAPEMAYFECLHEVKLIVDLIYEGGIANMRYSISNTAEYGDLTRGPRIVTEDTKAEMRRILKEIQTGQFAREFILENQAGAPVLKANRRISREHQIEQVGEKLRGMMPWIKANRLVDTSKN, encoded by the coding sequence ATGAAGGTTTATTACGACAAAGACGCCGACCTGTCCTTAATCAAGGCTAAAACCGTTGCGATCATTGGTTATGGTTCTCAAGGCCACGCCCATGCGCTCAACCTGCGCGACTCCGGCGTGAACGTGATCGTTGGGTTACGTCCGGGTTCTACCTCCGCCGTCAAAGCTGAGAACGCTGGATTAACGGTTAAACCCGTTGAAGAGGCCGCCGCCGCTGCAGATGTAATAATGATCCTCGCGCCTGACGAGCATCAGGGCGCCATCTATCGGCAGATCGAACCTAAGTTGAAGCAGGGCGCAGCGCTGGCCTTCGCCCACGGTTTCAATATTCATTTTGGCGCAGTGATGCCACGCGCCGATCTCGACGTGATCATGATCGCTCCCAAGGGACCGGGTCATCTGGTTCGCTCCACTTATACGCAGGGCGGCGGCGTTCCCTCGCTGATTGCCGTGGCGCAGGACGCTTCCGGTCAGGCCCGCGACATTGCGCTGTCCTATGCTTCAGCGAATGGCGGCGGTCGCGCCGGCGTGATTGAAACCAGCTTCCGCGAGGAATGCGAGACCGATCTGTTCGGCGAACAGGTGGTGCTGTGCGGTGGTTTGACCTCGCTGATTCAAGCCGGATTTGAAACGCTGGTGGAAGCCGGTTACGCGCCGGAAATGGCCTATTTCGAGTGCCTGCACGAAGTGAAGCTGATCGTGGATTTAATCTACGAGGGCGGCATCGCCAATATGCGCTACTCGATCTCCAACACAGCGGAATATGGCGATCTCACGCGCGGGCCGCGCATTGTGACCGAGGACACCAAAGCGGAAATGCGCCGGATTCTCAAGGAAATCCAGACCGGCCAGTTTGCCCGCGAATTCATTCTGGAAAACCAGGCCGGTGCGCCGGTGTTGAAGGCCAACCGCCGCATCAGCCGCGAGCATCAGATTGAGCAGGTCGGCGAAAAGTTGCGCGGCATGATGCCGTGGATTAAAGCCAATCGGCTGGTGGATACCAGCAAGAATTAA
- the pssA gene encoding CDP-diacylglycerol--serine O-phosphatidyltransferase yields MNEESPQARRSRGVYLLPNLFTTAALFCGFYAIIAALRGRFEVAAIAVFVAMILDGLDGRVARMTHTESEFGAQYDSMADLVSFGLAPALIMYEWALGSMADMGGFLAKLGWLAAFFYTVMAALRLARFNVQLGSTDKRYFIGLPSPSAAAIMAGMVWFCTDLGLDGPHMRWPALIVTIGAGALMFSNILYFSFKQFDLRGRMPFMTALLVVLIFVFTSIDPPKVLFLGFLIYGLSGPVLYLTRRLRARRRAQESERTE; encoded by the coding sequence GTGAACGAAGAGTCCCCGCAAGCGCGCCGTTCGCGCGGCGTCTATCTGCTGCCCAATCTGTTCACGACCGCCGCGCTGTTCTGTGGCTTCTACGCGATCATTGCCGCTTTGCGGGGACGCTTTGAAGTCGCCGCCATCGCCGTATTCGTAGCTATGATCCTGGACGGATTGGACGGGCGGGTGGCGCGCATGACCCATACCGAAAGCGAGTTTGGCGCACAGTATGACAGCATGGCCGACCTGGTGTCCTTTGGCTTGGCGCCCGCGTTGATCATGTATGAATGGGCGCTCGGCTCCATGGCGGACATGGGCGGTTTCCTGGCCAAACTCGGCTGGCTGGCGGCGTTTTTCTACACGGTCATGGCGGCGTTACGACTGGCCCGGTTCAATGTGCAACTGGGCAGCACCGACAAACGCTACTTTATTGGCCTACCCAGTCCTTCGGCGGCGGCGATCATGGCGGGGATGGTCTGGTTCTGCACCGACCTGGGACTGGACGGTCCGCACATGCGATGGCCTGCGCTGATCGTTACCATTGGCGCGGGCGCGCTCATGTTCAGCAATATTCTTTATTTCAGCTTCAAGCAGTTCGATTTGCGCGGGCGCATGCCATTTATGACGGCGCTGCTGGTGGTGCTGATCTTCGTGTTCACTTCGATCGATCCGCCCAAGGTGCTGTTTCTCGGCTTCCTGATTTATGGGTTATCGGGTCCGGTCCTGTATCTAACGCGGCGGTTGCGCGCCCGCCGCCGCGCGCAGGAATCGGAGCGGACAGAGTAA
- a CDS encoding ATP-binding cassette domain-containing protein — translation MLTLRQLSLQRGGKPLFDHVSLTVHPGWKVGVVGPNGCGKSSLFALLRDELHPDTGDLDLPARWTIAHVAQETPALPTPALEYVLDGDAELRRIEQDIQVAEAAHNGTHQAELHARFDAIGGYSARARAGKLMAGLGFSAEQLERPVAEFSGGWRVRLNLARALMCRSDLLLLDEPTNHLDLDAVLWLEQWLRAYPGTLLLISHDRDVLDNVADHIVHIDQQRVTLYPGNYADFEEQRAARLALQQAAYEKQQREIAHLESFITRFRAKATKARQAQSRVKALERMERIAAAHVDSPFQFQFAPPERLPNPLLTVENVAAGYDGRPVVERVHLVIGSGARIGLLGHNGAGKSTLIKLLAGILSPLAGRMETGQGLMIGYFAQHQLEQLRPDWSPLRHLQQLDARTSDQDLRNFLGGFGFAGDRALEAVAPFSGGEKARLALALLIWQRPNLLLLDEPTNHLDLEMRHALTLALQDYQGALIVVSHDRHLLRTVTDEFLLVANGGAQPFNGDLEDYRDWLNAQQRAVQRDATASNASAGISAVERREQKRQDAERRQQLAIKRKPLDQQIRTLEQRMDRLHQEQKTLDMALADPASYEEVNKNRLKEWLLRKGEVDRELAALETEWLEVQEAIDALVIDLT, via the coding sequence ATGCTCACCCTTCGCCAACTCTCCCTGCAACGCGGCGGCAAGCCGCTGTTCGATCACGTCTCGTTGACCGTCCATCCTGGTTGGAAAGTCGGCGTGGTCGGCCCCAATGGCTGTGGCAAATCCAGTCTGTTCGCCCTGTTGCGCGACGAATTGCATCCCGATACTGGCGATCTCGACCTGCCGGCCCGCTGGACGATTGCCCATGTCGCCCAGGAAACCCCGGCGTTGCCCACTCCAGCGCTGGAGTATGTGCTGGATGGCGATGCCGAACTGCGCCGGATTGAACAGGATATCCAGGTCGCCGAAGCGGCTCACAACGGAACGCACCAGGCGGAGTTGCACGCCCGTTTTGATGCGATTGGCGGTTACAGCGCCCGCGCTCGCGCCGGCAAGCTGATGGCGGGACTGGGTTTTTCCGCGGAACAACTGGAGCGACCGGTCGCGGAATTTTCCGGCGGCTGGCGGGTGCGCTTGAACCTGGCGCGGGCGCTGATGTGCCGCTCCGATCTATTGTTGCTGGACGAACCGACGAATCATCTCGATCTGGACGCGGTGCTGTGGCTGGAGCAATGGCTGCGCGCCTACCCCGGCACGTTGCTGCTCATCTCCCATGACCGCGATGTGCTGGACAACGTCGCCGATCACATTGTCCATATCGATCAACAGCGCGTAACCTTGTATCCAGGCAACTACGCCGACTTCGAGGAACAACGCGCCGCCCGATTGGCGCTGCAACAGGCGGCGTATGAGAAGCAGCAGCGGGAAATCGCCCATCTGGAAAGTTTCATCACCCGCTTCCGCGCCAAGGCGACCAAAGCGCGGCAGGCGCAAAGTCGTGTGAAAGCTCTGGAGCGCATGGAGCGCATCGCCGCCGCTCACGTCGATTCACCCTTTCAATTCCAGTTCGCGCCGCCGGAACGATTGCCGAATCCCTTGCTGACGGTTGAAAACGTGGCGGCAGGTTACGACGGACGGCCCGTAGTGGAGCGGGTTCATCTGGTGATCGGTTCCGGCGCGCGGATCGGGTTACTCGGTCACAACGGCGCTGGCAAATCCACATTGATCAAACTGCTGGCTGGCATACTGTCCCCACTAGCCGGGCGGATGGAAACCGGCCAGGGGCTGATGATCGGTTACTTCGCCCAGCATCAACTGGAGCAACTGCGACCGGACTGGAGTCCGCTGCGGCATTTACAGCAACTCGACGCGCGGACCAGCGATCAGGACTTGCGCAATTTCCTCGGCGGCTTCGGTTTTGCCGGCGACCGGGCGCTGGAAGCAGTCGCGCCCTTTTCCGGCGGGGAAAAAGCCCGCCTGGCGCTGGCCTTGCTCATCTGGCAACGGCCCAATCTGCTGTTGCTGGACGAGCCGACCAATCACCTCGATCTGGAAATGCGTCACGCCCTGACGCTGGCCTTGCAGGATTATCAGGGCGCGCTGATCGTGGTTTCGCATGACCGCCATTTGCTGCGCACCGTGACGGATGAATTCCTGCTGGTTGCGAACGGCGGAGCGCAACCGTTCAACGGCGATCTGGAGGATTATCGGGACTGGTTGAATGCCCAACAGCGTGCGGTCCAGCGCGATGCGACTGCGAGCAATGCCAGCGCCGGGATTAGCGCAGTAGAGCGCCGCGAACAGAAGCGCCAGGATGCGGAGCGTCGTCAGCAACTGGCGATTAAACGCAAGCCGCTGGATCAGCAAATCCGCACGCTTGAACAGCGCATGGATCGGTTGCACCAGGAACAGAAAACCCTGGATATGGCTCTCGCCGATCCGGCTAGTTACGAGGAAGTCAATAAGAACCGGCTCAAGGAATGGCTGTTGCGCAAGGGTGAAGTAGATCGAGAGCTGGCAGCGCTGGAAACGGAATGGCTGGAGGTTCAGGAAGCGATTGATGCGCTTGTTATTGATCTTACTTAA
- the moeB gene encoding molybdopterin-synthase adenylyltransferase MoeB, which produces MTDQELLRYSRQILLPEFDIAGQERLRDSHALIIGLGGLGSPVAMYLAAAGVGRLTLVDFDTVDLSNLQRQIIHCTTDIGRLKVESARDTLRALNPLIEVETLARALGEKELLEQAWGADVVIDACDNRSARLAINTACVQTGTPLVTGAAIRLEGQVLVWRPGGENACYHCLYREAAVEPETCAQTGILAPVVGIIGSIQATEAIKVLTQLGEPLDGRLLLLDALHMEWRTINVRRWPECPTCGCR; this is translated from the coding sequence ATGACCGATCAAGAGCTTCTACGCTACAGCCGGCAAATTTTGCTACCGGAATTCGATATTGCCGGTCAGGAACGCTTGCGCGACTCTCATGCGCTAATTATTGGTCTGGGCGGCTTGGGATCGCCAGTCGCGATGTACCTGGCTGCCGCTGGCGTGGGCCGCTTGACCCTGGTTGATTTCGACACGGTCGATCTGTCCAATCTGCAACGACAGATCATTCACTGCACAACAGACATCGGTCGACTCAAGGTTGAATCCGCGCGGGACACCCTGCGGGCGCTTAACCCGCTCATCGAAGTTGAGACCCTGGCGCGGGCGCTGGGTGAAAAGGAATTGCTGGAACAGGCGTGGGGGGCGGATGTGGTCATCGATGCCTGCGACAATCGGTCGGCGCGACTGGCCATTAACACTGCTTGCGTCCAAACCGGAACACCGCTGGTAACCGGCGCTGCGATCCGGCTGGAGGGACAGGTGCTGGTCTGGCGACCAGGCGGAGAGAACGCCTGCTATCATTGTTTGTATCGGGAGGCTGCTGTGGAGCCGGAAACCTGCGCCCAAACCGGCATCCTCGCTCCAGTCGTCGGCATCATCGGCAGCATCCAGGCGACCGAGGCCATCAAGGTTTTGACGCAGCTTGGCGAACCGCTCGATGGCCGCCTGCTATTGCTGGACGCACTGCACATGGAGTGGCGGACCATCAATGTGCGACGCTGGCCAGAGTGCCCAACGTGTGGATGCCGGTAG
- a CDS encoding cyclic nucleotide-binding domain-containing protein: MAAASNTLNLTRLEHSSQKVAEMLDATSWAKDFSWQQMLLMGNYFKPCSIDAGLLLFDEGGPGGSMGILIKGCIEIYKKNKLIATLRPGRTYGEMSLIDHQPRSAKAIAREESELLIIDDALFKKLSEDHPRLALQIIFKIAYFLSQNLRKTSGDLSDLLAEHSE, encoded by the coding sequence ATGGCAGCCGCTTCGAATACGTTGAATTTGACCCGTCTGGAACACTCCTCGCAAAAAGTCGCTGAAATGCTCGACGCTACGTCTTGGGCAAAGGATTTTTCCTGGCAACAAATGCTGTTGATGGGTAACTATTTTAAACCCTGTTCGATCGACGCAGGATTGCTCCTGTTCGATGAAGGCGGTCCGGGCGGTTCCATGGGTATTTTGATCAAAGGCTGCATTGAAATTTATAAGAAAAACAAATTAATCGCTACTCTGCGGCCCGGCAGAACCTATGGCGAGATGTCCTTGATTGACCATCAGCCCCGCTCGGCGAAAGCCATCGCTAGAGAAGAGAGTGAATTGCTGATTATCGACGATGCGCTGTTTAAGAAACTGTCGGAAGACCATCCGCGCCTAGCGTTGCAGATCATTTTCAAGATCGCCTATTTCCTCAGTCAAAACTTGCGTAAAACCAGCGGAGATTTAAGTGACCTGTTGGCGGAGCACTCGGAATGA
- a CDS encoding amino acid ABC transporter permease encodes MKATTTSRWRRRRRYGRLAFDALAFLAVLLGLGWLLVEGASALHYNWQWYRIPQYLYRIEEGVFYPGPLLRGLGVTLELTGWSLLLTLIFGLAAALLQRSSSWAAHAVARIYVEIVRNTPLLVQLYLVYFVLAPILDLDRFVAAVLALAIFEGAFAAEIFRAGIEAIPKGQWEAARALGLSSPAVYRLVILPQAIRLVLPPLTGLAVSLIKHSALVSVIAVADLTTEGRNLIADTFMTFELWFMVAALYLTLTISLSLVVSELERRLPVRGAGH; translated from the coding sequence ATGAAAGCAACCACGACTTCCCGTTGGCGACGCCGTCGGCGCTACGGGCGTTTGGCATTCGATGCGCTGGCCTTCCTGGCCGTCTTGCTGGGATTAGGCTGGCTTCTCGTTGAAGGCGCGAGCGCCCTGCATTACAACTGGCAATGGTACCGGATTCCGCAATACCTCTACCGCATCGAGGAGGGCGTGTTTTACCCCGGCCCCCTCTTGCGCGGACTGGGCGTGACGCTGGAACTAACCGGCTGGAGTTTGCTGCTGACTCTGATTTTCGGTTTGGCGGCGGCGTTGCTGCAACGCTCCTCCTCTTGGGCGGCCCACGCTGTGGCGCGCATCTATGTTGAAATCGTGCGCAACACCCCCCTGCTCGTGCAGCTTTACCTGGTTTATTTCGTTCTCGCGCCTATTTTGGACCTGGATCGTTTCGTGGCGGCGGTGCTGGCCCTAGCGATTTTCGAGGGCGCTTTCGCTGCGGAAATTTTCCGCGCCGGCATCGAGGCGATTCCCAAAGGCCAGTGGGAAGCCGCCCGCGCGCTCGGGTTGTCGTCCCCTGCCGTTTACCGCCTGGTCATTCTGCCCCAGGCCATCCGTCTGGTGCTGCCGCCGCTGACCGGCTTGGCCGTGTCGCTGATCAAGCATTCCGCCCTGGTCAGCGTAATCGCTGTGGCCGATCTGACCACTGAGGGGCGTAATCTGATCGCCGACACTTTCATGACTTTTGAACTCTGGTTCATGGTCGCCGCGCTGTACCTGACACTGACCATCAGCCTGTCCTTAGTGGTGAGCGAACTGGAGCGCCGCCTGCCGGTGCGCGGTGCCGGGCATTAA